A window of Sphingobacterium kitahiroshimense genomic DNA:
GACCATCAAAAGTAAAGATCACAATAACAATATTGATGTTACAAAATTAGCAGAAAACCTGCACCCTGGTGGAAACAAAGCAACACTTCATTTTTCTGACGGGAGCAGTTTAGGATTAGATCAAAGCCATAATGGAATAGTTATAGGCAGTAGTATCACCTATAATGATGGTTCCGTAGCCTTAGGTAGCTCGACGGATAAAAGACAGATGATGACCTTATCAACTCCGCGGGGAGGGCAATATGAGATTCAGTTGTCGGATGGTACAAAAGTATGGCTAAATGCATCTACAAGTCTAAAATACCCAGATAAATTTACAGAACAGCAACGTTTAGTGGAATTAGACGGTGAAGCCTTCTTTGAAGTAGCGAAATCGCAAGGTAGACCATTTATTGTTATTACTGCAAAGGAAAAAATAGAAGTGTTAGGAACTCATTTCAATGTCTATTCTTATCCAAATGAGAAAGAATCCAAAGTTTCTTTAAAAGAAGGTAAAGTTAAAGTTTCTGTTCCCACTGGAGAAGAGAAAGTACTTGCACCAGGCGAACAGGCAGTGGTCAATGGAGAAAACCTTCGTGTGCAACAAGTCTCTATAGATGAAAGTATCTCTTGGACAAATGATGAGTTTATGTTTAATAATGAACCTCTAGGTACAGTGCTGACACAGGTCGCAAGATGGTATGATATAGATATCGATATAGACCCTAGTCTTTCAAAAATTACGCTATGGGGATCCGTTTCCCGACTTGATACTTTTGATAAAGTGTTAAAAATTATAAAAATGACTGACGATAAAATTAAAATTCAAATCGAAGGGAGGAGGGTAAAGCTTATGAAATAATGATTACACTCAGAATCTAATATTTCGTAATCTTAAGTAGCTGAGGAAGGTGGTACTTCCCCAGCAATTGGTTCGAAAATTAAAAAATACTTGCTAACTATTTATTAAACTAACAAAACCAACCAAATGTAATGAAAAAGTATAAATACCTCATTATTATGAAAATGATTATTATGCTTCTTTTGTTTACCGTGGGACAGCTTCATGCAGGAAGTTTTGCTCAAACGGTACGTATTAAGAAGAAGAATAGTGCTATTGTTGACGTATTCCGTGAAATAAAAAAGCAGACTGGATATACAGTTCTTTGTAAATCGGAAATTATCAACAATACGCCTTCTGTAAGTGTAGATTTTGATAATGTAACGTTAGACCGTGCCCTTTCCGAGTTGCTAACTCCACGTGGACTGACTTATATTAAAGATGGAAAGTCTATCGTCGTTAAATCGGGTAAACCTGATTTTGATAACCAACAAACTATTAAGAATTCCAAAATCACAATCTTAAGTGAACAAAAATCGGTACATGGACAAGTAACAGACCAAAGTGGACAGGTGCTTTCTGGTGTCAGTGTTTCGATTAAAGGAACAAAAAATACTGTAGGAACCGACCAAAATGGCAATTATTCGATTGTAGCATCACGAGGATCTATCTTACAGTTTAACTTTTTAGGTTATGAAAGAAAAGAAGTAGAAGTTGTTTCTGAGACCGTAAATGTGAGCCTGCAGTTTAGTCAAGCAAATTTAGAAGAGGTTGTTGTAACGGGGTATGGTACGTTTAAGAAATCAGATTATACTGGATCTGCTTCAACAATCCGTACTGAGCGCATGTCCGACGTGCCTGCTGTCGATTTTTCGACAATGCTTCAGGGAAATGCGCCTGGGGTGCAAGTTAATTCACTTTCCGGTCAGCCAGGTGGTGCTACTGATATCCGTATTAGAGGAATGGGATCTATTAATGCTTCTAGCAAACCTTTATTTGTCATCGACGGTGTTCCCGTAATGTCTAATGATATTTCATCAAGTAGTTCAAATAATGCTGGATTGGATGTCATGTCTACTTTGAGTAATGCCGATATTGAGCAGATTACAGTAATTAAAGATGCCGCAGCAGCTTCACTTTATGGATCACGTGCTGCTGGTGGAGTAATTTTGATTACCACAAAGTCTGGAAAAGCTGGAAAGCCAGTATTCTCATTTAAGGGTGCTTATGGTCTTTCAAGTCAAGCAACAGATTTCCGTGAGGTCATGGATGGTCCCCAACGACGCGAGATGCTTTTGGAAGGACTTCGAAACCGCGCTCGTTATATTGATAAGGTGATCGATGATAACTTAATAGAAGAATATGCACAAGCGAACATCGATAAGTATGCACCTAAACCTTGGAGTGGTTGGACAGATTGGAAGAAAGAATTGTTTCGCCAAAATTCTCCATTTAGAAATGCAGATCTTTCTGCTTCAGGAGGTGATGGTAAGCTCTCTTACTACACATCGATGGGGTATGTCAATCAAACAGGTTTGTCTTATCAATCTGGTTTTGAGCGTATAACTGGCCGTTTGAATGTTAAATATAAAATGAGCGATAAAATAGAACTTGGAGCTAATATTCTATACTCAAACATTGCTCAAGATGTGAATTCAGAAGGAGGAGCTTATACTTCACCGATCTATTCAACTCGTCATAAGATTACAGCTTCGGAGCCGGTGTACAAT
This region includes:
- a CDS encoding FecR family protein encodes the protein MANTKHHIDNTLILLQEYLKGNIHPTTDRELRMLFQQYPDLRIMVEKLENADHLRQELEYYRVHVKDIEKRESRVLSNIMTKIEKPSLKKTTSYKKLPLWYTVAACFIGLAIFGIWTIKSKDHNNNIDVTKLAENLHPGGNKATLHFSDGSSLGLDQSHNGIVIGSSITYNDGSVALGSSTDKRQMMTLSTPRGGQYEIQLSDGTKVWLNASTSLKYPDKFTEQQRLVELDGEAFFEVAKSQGRPFIVITAKEKIEVLGTHFNVYSYPNEKESKVSLKEGKVKVSVPTGEEKVLAPGEQAVVNGENLRVQQVSIDESISWTNDEFMFNNEPLGTVLTQVARWYDIDIDIDPSLSKITLWGSVSRLDTFDKVLKIIKMTDDKIKIQIEGRRVKLMK